One window of Nostoc sp. C052 genomic DNA carries:
- a CDS encoding NUDIX hydrolase produces the protein MQPKWLEWAQKLQAIAQNGLTYSEGVYDIERYKQLRAIATEIIATYSNVEHSYVLDLFSREVGYATPKVDVRAAIFRDETILLVKERADGCWTLPGGWADVGESPSEVVVKEVYEESGYQARTIKLLAVYDRDKQGHPPFPFYVYKLFFHCQIIGGSPSSSIETEEVGFFPEDALPELSLGRVTPAQITRLFQHYRQPDLPTDFD, from the coding sequence ATGCAACCTAAATGGCTGGAATGGGCACAGAAGTTACAAGCGATCGCTCAAAATGGTTTGACTTATTCTGAGGGTGTTTATGATATCGAACGTTACAAACAATTACGAGCGATCGCTACAGAAATTATCGCGACTTACTCAAATGTAGAACACAGCTATGTCCTCGATTTGTTTAGTCGTGAAGTCGGATATGCAACTCCCAAAGTTGATGTGCGGGCAGCAATTTTTCGTGATGAAACTATATTGTTAGTCAAAGAAAGGGCAGATGGCTGCTGGACTTTACCTGGTGGATGGGCTGATGTTGGCGAGTCGCCCAGTGAGGTAGTAGTCAAAGAAGTATATGAAGAATCTGGATATCAAGCACGCACTATCAAATTACTAGCAGTCTATGACAGAGACAAACAAGGACATCCACCATTTCCGTTTTATGTCTACAAGCTATTTTTTCACTGCCAAATTATCGGTGGTTCTCCATCATCAAGTATTGAAACTGAAGAAGTAGGTTTTTTTCCTGAAGATGCGTTACCAGAACTTTCTCTCGGACGTGTGACACCAGCACAAATCACGCGACTTTTTCAACATTACCGTCAACCAGATTTACCAACAGACTTTGATTAA
- a CDS encoding septal ring lytic transglycosylase RlpA family protein — translation MNQRHLWTIVALFMTVLGIPSVGCTQTTRGNALASQKSSIAPIADAVKVGEYQSTAGKQTLDAAIAEIHPHNVGGRKAATLFIRKIPVLTFLSSVSNTNLESKKVGEVGNTGGVQSYALIANNSSKAVSAENAMAVSNQISSVDDDPVQIAGIIAAKINQLNRENVDGSKITVSWKAGEKSTVANQAQNKSVPVQQNGDRYVIKINGEELVEINESTRLAGTTNNLAQDALQATNRLRRLLGNASPLKEIANLPISIPKLPREISVGGVRISFRGMASYYGYDGSGNRTASGQRFNPEEMTAAHRSLPFGTQVRVTNTNNGRSVVVRINDRGPFIRGRVIDLSAGAARILGMMGSGVAPVHIEVLGK, via the coding sequence ATGAATCAAAGACATTTGTGGACTATTGTTGCCCTGTTTATGACTGTTTTGGGTATACCCTCAGTCGGTTGTACTCAAACCACTAGAGGGAATGCGCTAGCATCCCAAAAATCATCTATCGCTCCGATCGCTGATGCGGTGAAGGTGGGAGAGTATCAATCAACAGCAGGAAAGCAAACCTTGGATGCTGCGATCGCAGAAATCCATCCTCACAACGTTGGAGGACGTAAGGCGGCAACTCTTTTTATCCGAAAAATACCTGTTCTCACATTTTTGAGTTCTGTATCAAATACGAATCTTGAAAGTAAAAAAGTTGGTGAAGTTGGAAATACTGGGGGCGTACAATCGTACGCCCTTATTGCTAACAACTCATCAAAAGCAGTGAGTGCTGAGAACGCAATGGCTGTGAGCAACCAGATTAGCTCTGTTGACGATGACCCGGTTCAGATAGCTGGTATAATAGCCGCTAAGATCAACCAGTTGAATCGGGAAAACGTGGACGGCAGCAAGATTACCGTAAGTTGGAAAGCGGGAGAAAAATCTACAGTTGCTAATCAAGCGCAAAACAAAAGCGTCCCTGTCCAGCAAAATGGCGATCGCTATGTCATCAAAATTAATGGCGAAGAATTGGTCGAAATCAATGAAAGTACGCGATTAGCAGGTACTACCAACAATCTAGCGCAAGATGCATTGCAAGCAACCAATCGCCTACGCAGACTACTAGGCAATGCATCTCCCTTAAAAGAAATTGCGAATTTACCAATATCAATACCGAAATTGCCACGAGAGATTTCCGTCGGCGGAGTGCGAATCTCTTTCAGAGGTATGGCTTCCTATTACGGCTATGATGGTTCTGGTAATCGTACCGCTAGCGGTCAGAGATTCAATCCAGAAGAAATGACTGCCGCCCATCGTAGCTTACCCTTTGGTACACAAGTTCGTGTAACCAATACTAACAATGGTCGTTCTGTAGTGGTACGGATTAACGATCGAGGCCCATTCATTCGGGGGCGAGTTATAGACCTGTCGGCTGGCGCAGCTCGGATTTTGGGAATGATGGGTAGCGGCGTAGCACCAGTACATATCGAAGTCTTAGGGAAATAA
- the glsA gene encoding glutaminase A, protein MTNQAHQGDLEIELSPLLVVLKELHSQYKSVQEGAVAKYIPELAKANPDLFSICIVTVDGQVYQVGDYEQLFTIQSISKVFAYGLALEDHGLDYVLTRVGVEPTGDAFNAIILDEQSKRPYNPMVNAGAIATTSLIKGSGPTERLNRMLDMFRRYIGRDVFVDISVFTSERSTGHRNRAMAHLMLNFGMIDRNIEEALDLYFQQCAVMVNCQDLAVMAATLANRGINPITKERAVDKRYIKDILSVMYTCGMYNFAGEWAYKIGIPAKSGICGGIIAVVPNKMGIGVFSPLLDVRGNSVRGVKVCEELSQRLGLHLFDCSGQEAKFD, encoded by the coding sequence ATGACAAACCAAGCACATCAAGGGGATTTAGAAATAGAACTATCGCCATTATTAGTTGTTCTTAAGGAGTTGCATTCACAGTACAAGTCAGTACAGGAGGGTGCAGTAGCGAAATACATTCCCGAATTGGCAAAGGCAAACCCGGACTTGTTCAGCATTTGCATTGTCACAGTAGATGGTCAGGTTTATCAAGTCGGGGACTACGAGCAACTTTTTACTATTCAGTCAATTTCCAAAGTATTTGCCTATGGACTGGCCTTAGAAGATCATGGACTAGATTACGTTTTAACGAGAGTTGGTGTAGAACCAACAGGGGATGCATTTAACGCGATAATTTTGGATGAGCAATCGAAGCGACCTTATAATCCAATGGTAAATGCAGGTGCGATCGCAACCACCAGCTTAATCAAAGGTTCCGGCCCCACCGAACGCCTCAACAGAATGCTAGATATGTTCCGGCGATATATTGGCCGCGACGTGTTTGTTGACATTTCAGTTTTTACCTCAGAACGTAGTACCGGGCATCGTAACCGTGCAATGGCCCATCTAATGCTCAACTTTGGCATGATTGACCGGAACATAGAAGAAGCACTGGATCTTTATTTTCAGCAGTGTGCTGTGATGGTAAATTGCCAAGACTTAGCCGTGATGGCAGCTACCTTGGCTAACAGAGGTATTAACCCCATCACCAAAGAACGAGCGGTAGATAAGCGTTACATCAAAGATATTCTGAGTGTGATGTATACCTGTGGAATGTACAACTTTGCAGGTGAATGGGCTTATAAAATTGGTATTCCGGCGAAAAGTGGTATTTGTGGTGGGATTATTGCCGTTGTACCTAATAAGATGGGCATTGGCGTTTTTTCGCCGCTGCTGGATGTGCGTGGCAATAGTGTGCGGGGGGTAAAGGTGTGTGAAGAACTTTCCCAACGGTTAGGTTTACATCTATTTGATTGTTCAGGTCAAGAGGCGAAATTTGATTGA
- a CDS encoding RNA-binding protein: MSIYVGNLSYDVTQEDLSGIFAEYGTVKRVQVPTDRETGRPRGFAFVEMGTEAEEAAAIEALDGAEWMGRDLKVNKAKPKEDRGDRGSFGGGNRGGYGGGGGGRGGRY, translated from the coding sequence ATGTCAATTTATGTAGGTAACCTCTCTTATGACGTTACACAAGAAGATTTAAGTGGTATTTTTGCAGAATATGGGACTGTAAAGCGAGTTCAAGTACCTACTGATCGTGAAACAGGTCGTCCGCGAGGCTTTGCTTTTGTGGAAATGGGAACTGAAGCTGAAGAAGCCGCTGCCATTGAAGCCCTTGATGGTGCTGAGTGGATGGGTCGTGACCTGAAAGTGAATAAGGCTAAACCCAAGGAAGACAGAGGTGATAGAGGTTCCTTTGGTGGCGGTAACAGAGGAGGATACGGCGGTGGCGGTGGTGGACGTGGCGGACGCTACTAA
- the rpsU gene encoding 30S ribosomal protein S21, giving the protein MTQVIVGDNEHIESALRRFKREVSKAGIFPDMRKHRHFETPLEKRKRKEVAKHRQSKRSFRN; this is encoded by the coding sequence ATGACCCAAGTAATTGTAGGTGACAATGAACATATTGAATCAGCCTTACGGCGATTTAAGCGAGAAGTTTCCAAGGCTGGAATTTTTCCAGACATGAGAAAGCATCGTCATTTTGAAACACCCCTAGAAAAACGCAAGCGCAAAGAAGTTGCCAAGCACAGACAAAGTAAGAGAAGTTTTCGTAATTAG
- a CDS encoding serine/threonine-protein kinase — MSHITQSAVHCINPDCQRPYPQPWGNKFCNSCGAPLELLDRYVPLQPLGSGGFAQIYTVWDEKTQTEKVLKVLVEDSPKALELFTQEAAVLSSLQHPGVPTVETDGYFNVNLFNPKPHQLPCLVMEKINGRTLEEILKKFPQGCPEDLVLNWFAQSLQILQELHKRQIIHRDIKPSNLMLGTSSPSVTQSQGSTEGDRLVLIDFGGAKQFTPSKLRSQSSSTRLFSSGYSPPEQVTGGIVGPGADFYALGRTVIELLTGKYPLELEDQQTGKLRWRTGVNVNPQLADLLDEMVQEDVRSRPANAAIIQKRLAKIAQPLPPPGLFAQLRNKIKQTSTQVSLRFTQLTQAIEQILANFSQAVTKTIIFIAQTIIKIFRACLATIWAMILSSIGACFGAIAGFILAYHTSLGRQFVESISSQLNQLVPNTQPVFGADILVFVAAGWGTAWGLTVSGCFGQRRRFLVASLMGMISYGFGWLILQLITPKDSGEGLVAVILVAASLLTLGLGLRSHHIVYAVLSAFGSAIAYAVLILLKLAPPIFQFTSQPAWSDLYSPLIFFGSVGLFISLWLGASYYLIVPGLRLLGWR, encoded by the coding sequence GTGTCCCACATCACTCAGAGTGCGGTTCACTGCATAAATCCTGATTGTCAACGTCCTTATCCTCAGCCTTGGGGAAACAAATTTTGCAACAGCTGTGGCGCACCGCTAGAGTTGTTAGACCGCTATGTTCCGCTTCAGCCATTGGGATCGGGAGGATTTGCTCAAATCTACACAGTTTGGGATGAAAAAACTCAAACTGAGAAAGTACTGAAAGTGTTGGTAGAAGATTCGCCAAAGGCACTGGAATTATTTACCCAAGAGGCGGCGGTTTTATCTAGCTTGCAGCATCCGGGTGTCCCCACAGTTGAGACCGATGGGTATTTTAACGTCAACCTGTTTAATCCCAAACCGCACCAACTGCCTTGTCTGGTAATGGAAAAAATCAATGGGCGGACTTTAGAGGAGATATTAAAAAAGTTTCCCCAAGGGTGTCCAGAGGATTTGGTTTTAAATTGGTTTGCCCAATCTCTACAAATTTTACAAGAATTACACAAACGTCAGATTATTCACCGAGATATTAAACCTTCTAATTTAATGCTGGGAACATCTTCGCCATCTGTAACCCAGTCTCAAGGGTCAACAGAAGGCGATCGCTTGGTACTAATTGATTTTGGCGGGGCAAAACAATTTACCCCCTCTAAACTGCGTTCTCAGTCTAGTTCCACCCGCTTATTTTCTTCTGGTTACAGTCCACCAGAACAAGTAACTGGAGGTATTGTCGGGCCAGGTGCCGATTTTTATGCCCTTGGTCGAACGGTGATTGAACTATTAACAGGCAAATACCCGCTAGAGTTAGAAGATCAGCAAACGGGTAAATTACGCTGGCGAACTGGGGTGAATGTCAACCCCCAACTGGCAGATTTGTTGGATGAGATGGTGCAAGAAGATGTGCGATCGCGTCCGGCAAATGCAGCTATAATTCAAAAACGTTTGGCGAAGATTGCTCAACCATTACCGCCACCAGGGTTGTTTGCCCAACTGCGAAACAAGATTAAGCAAACCTCAACCCAAGTTTCCCTGAGATTTACACAGCTAACACAAGCTATTGAGCAAATTTTGGCTAACTTTAGCCAAGCTGTCACCAAAACCATTATTTTTATTGCTCAGACAATCATCAAAATTTTCCGAGCTTGTTTGGCGACGATTTGGGCGATGATCTTGAGTAGTATCGGCGCTTGTTTTGGTGCGATCGCTGGTTTTATTTTGGCCTATCACACCAGCTTAGGGCGTCAGTTTGTGGAATCTATTTCGAGTCAGCTAAACCAATTAGTGCCAAATACTCAACCCGTCTTTGGGGCAGATATTTTGGTATTCGTTGCCGCAGGCTGGGGAACCGCTTGGGGACTGACAGTATCGGGATGTTTTGGTCAACGACGGCGGTTTTTAGTAGCATCCCTGATGGGCATGATTAGCTATGGCTTCGGCTGGTTGATTTTGCAATTAATCACACCAAAAGACAGCGGTGAAGGCTTAGTGGCAGTGATTTTAGTAGCAGCTAGCTTACTCACCTTGGGCTTAGGACTTCGCAGCCATCATATAGTGTACGCGGTGTTATCGGCCTTTGGAAGTGCGATCGCCTATGCAGTTTTGATTCTTTTAAAGTTAGCACCTCCCATCTTCCAATTTACTAGTCAACCAGCCTGGTCAGACTTATACTCGCCTCTGATTTTTTTTGGTTCTGTGGGCCTCTTCATCAGCTTATGGTTAGGAGCGAGTTACTACCTAATTGTCCCTGGATTGCGTCTTTTAGGATGGCGATGA
- a CDS encoding pentapeptide repeat-containing protein, whose amino-acid sequence MKLKIVATVALLACFGFAEQAVALNQLDLDQLKATTACPRCNLSGADLTKLNLTGANLRGADLSRATLSQANLTNADLTGANLEGAILNKANLSGASLTGANLKSASLESADLSYAGFISANLEAANLKDAKLQFTNFRGANYRLTTLNNGVVTSDKPYDWSSERQNPRECNEFKPENTLGTTCYSK is encoded by the coding sequence ATGAAACTTAAGATTGTTGCTACCGTCGCCCTGTTAGCTTGTTTTGGGTTTGCAGAGCAGGCCGTTGCATTAAATCAGCTAGACTTGGATCAGTTGAAGGCAACAACTGCCTGTCCTCGGTGTAATTTGAGTGGTGCTGACCTAACTAAACTGAATCTAACTGGAGCAAATTTGCGAGGGGCTGACTTGAGTCGCGCTACATTATCTCAAGCTAATCTCACCAATGCCGATCTCACTGGTGCAAATTTAGAAGGTGCGATTCTAAATAAGGCGAATCTCAGCGGTGCTTCTTTAACAGGAGCAAATTTGAAATCAGCATCCCTGGAAAGTGCCGATCTATCTTATGCCGGTTTCATTAGCGCCAATTTAGAAGCAGCAAACTTAAAAGATGCCAAATTGCAATTTACTAATTTTCGAGGGGCTAACTACCGACTAACAACTTTAAATAATGGTGTCGTCACCTCTGACAAACCTTATGACTGGTCGTCAGAGCGTCAAAATCCCAGAGAATGTAACGAGTTCAAACCCGAAAATACTTTAGGCACAACCTGTTATTCAAAATAG
- a CDS encoding M20 family metallopeptidase, giving the protein MLTHIKDLATKLAPRLIEIRRHIHSHPELSGQEYQTAAFVAGVLSSSGLHVQEGVGKTGVIGELQGTSQNGRLLAIRTDMDALPIQEGTNLEYASRADGIMHACGHDVHTTVGLGTAMVLSQMAEELGGKVRFLFQPAEEIAQGASWMVKDGAMENVSALLGVHVFPSIPAGSIGVRYGALTAAADDLEILIMGESGHGARPHEAIDAIWIACQVITALQQAISRTQNPLRPVVLSIGKINGGRAPNIIADKVQLLGTVRSLHPETRAHLPNWIENIVSNVCHTYGAKYQVNYRQGVPSVQNDYALTQLLQSAAEEAWSSDRVQVLLEPSLGAEDFSMYLEHAPGSMFRLGVGYKERIINHPLHHPQFEVDESAIITGVVTMAYAAYKYCQQNL; this is encoded by the coding sequence ATGCTTACCCATATAAAAGACTTAGCCACAAAACTAGCGCCTCGCTTAATTGAAATTCGCCGCCACATTCACTCTCACCCAGAACTCAGTGGTCAGGAGTACCAAACAGCAGCCTTTGTAGCTGGTGTTTTGTCTTCCAGTGGACTGCATGTACAAGAAGGAGTTGGCAAAACGGGTGTCATTGGAGAACTCCAAGGCACTAGCCAAAATGGCCGTTTATTGGCAATTCGCACTGATATGGATGCCTTGCCAATTCAAGAGGGCACAAATTTGGAATATGCCTCTCGTGCAGATGGGATTATGCACGCTTGCGGTCACGATGTACATACCACTGTGGGTTTAGGAACGGCAATGGTGCTGTCCCAAATGGCAGAGGAGTTGGGTGGGAAAGTGCGGTTTTTATTTCAGCCAGCCGAGGAAATTGCCCAAGGGGCAAGCTGGATGGTGAAAGATGGGGCGATGGAAAACGTCTCAGCTTTATTAGGGGTTCATGTTTTCCCTTCTATACCCGCAGGTTCTATTGGGGTGCGTTACGGAGCATTGACAGCCGCCGCTGATGATTTAGAGATTCTGATTATGGGAGAATCTGGGCACGGGGCGCGTCCCCATGAGGCCATTGATGCGATTTGGATTGCTTGCCAAGTGATTACTGCACTGCAACAAGCCATCAGCCGGACACAAAATCCTTTGCGTCCTGTAGTATTGAGTATCGGAAAAATTAATGGTGGTAGAGCGCCAAATATAATTGCTGATAAAGTGCAATTATTGGGAACCGTGCGATCGCTCCATCCTGAAACCCGTGCCCATCTCCCGAACTGGATTGAAAACATTGTATCTAATGTTTGTCATACCTACGGAGCAAAGTATCAAGTTAATTACCGCCAGGGTGTACCCAGCGTCCAAAATGATTACGCCCTGACGCAATTGTTACAATCAGCCGCAGAAGAAGCTTGGAGTAGCGATCGCGTTCAAGTCTTACTCGAACCCTCCCTTGGTGCTGAAGATTTTTCGATGTATTTGGAACACGCCCCTGGTTCCATGTTTCGCTTGGGTGTAGGCTACAAAGAAAGAATCATTAATCACCCATTACACCATCCCCAATTTGAAGTTGATGAATCTGCTATTATCACCGGGGTTGTAACTATGGCTTATGCCGCTTATAAATACTGTCAGCAAAATTTGTAA
- a CDS encoding hemerythrin domain-containing protein, giving the protein MVATLDDTKRNAIAVKLASLKALQQLVIENEQSLLTQELDAEIADRIRNFIKDDEKNLGVLETVIGQYGIQAEPKKTVTQFIEKARELFKGSELSLYEKVSQHELLKHQLVMSGLIVHKAAQKVGADVLLAIAPLNTINFENRAHQEQLKGILEILGVRELTGQDADQGIWARVQDALAAVSGVVGSAVTQASDKKDLNIQDVIRLDHNKVNTLFTELLQSNDPQKIQEYFGQIYKDLSAHAEAEEEVVYPRVRPFYGQDNTQELFDEQAHAKQALEEIKALSPSSPQFKEKVKELMDAIGDHTRQEETTMFAAIRNNLSTEQSEQLATEFKAAKTRIQQKLGVVTESK; this is encoded by the coding sequence ATGGTAGCTACATTAGATGATACGAAACGCAATGCAATTGCTGTAAAACTTGCAAGTCTGAAAGCTCTCCAACAGTTGGTCATCGAAAATGAACAATCGCTTTTGACGCAAGAACTTGATGCCGAAATTGCCGATCGCATCCGAAATTTTATCAAAGATGATGAAAAAAACCTTGGTGTTTTAGAAACCGTAATTGGTCAATATGGGATTCAAGCTGAACCCAAGAAAACTGTCACACAATTCATTGAAAAAGCTCGTGAATTGTTCAAAGGTTCTGAGTTGAGCCTGTATGAAAAAGTATCTCAGCATGAATTGTTGAAACATCAATTAGTAATGAGTGGGTTGATAGTTCACAAAGCTGCTCAAAAAGTTGGTGCTGATGTGTTGCTAGCGATCGCACCTTTGAATACCATTAACTTTGAGAACCGCGCTCACCAAGAGCAACTCAAAGGCATTCTAGAAATTCTGGGTGTCCGCGAACTCACTGGACAAGACGCAGATCAAGGAATTTGGGCGCGGGTTCAAGACGCTTTGGCCGCAGTCAGTGGTGTGGTAGGTAGTGCTGTCACCCAAGCCAGCGACAAAAAGGATCTAAATATCCAAGATGTCATCCGCCTCGATCACAACAAGGTAAATACCCTATTCACCGAACTACTACAAAGCAACGATCCACAAAAAATCCAAGAGTACTTCGGTCAAATTTACAAGGATTTAAGTGCCCACGCTGAAGCTGAAGAGGAAGTAGTCTACCCCAGAGTACGTCCTTTCTACGGTCAAGATAACACCCAAGAACTGTTTGATGAACAAGCTCATGCCAAGCAGGCGTTAGAGGAAATTAAGGCTCTTAGCCCATCTTCACCTCAATTCAAAGAGAAAGTCAAAGAGTTGATGGACGCTATTGGCGATCATACTCGTCAAGAAGAAACCACAATGTTTGCTGCCATTCGCAACAACTTGAGTACTGAGCAAAGCGAACAACTTGCTACTGAATTCAAAGCTGCTAAGACTAGAATTCAACAAAAACTTGGTGTTGTTACCGAATCGAAGTAG
- a CDS encoding ABC transporter substrate-binding protein, protein MTNKKENLRLLISLGLAGVMVAAILWLISKLSSTIITTSSNPAQTSSSVGNKPSVMNLGTRILLKVQTYPEKTDGVKAFAEKDFTTAVIKFTASLKNNPNDPETLIYLNNAKIARDNLDNLKVAVIASINFDPSLSEEILRGVAQAQNEVNNQGGIAGKKLQIVIASAENREDFARVDNELVQDKSIVAVVGVRRNAAVYNQNRLVLVFPIERPNQAENQEKLDNNSINSQPNSSPTNYSFHVNPLYDNLIDTHSRYIARQARNVAICGDVRSSRDNSTTSSNQILVEQYTQAIKKYGSNVISTPCNLADKNFDPRAFVDKAIETENASGFLLIPSIRNIYFASKVAQEVKGRKPLFASETMYSATTLQNGKDLEGMVLPVYWHRDANKNNPFAKNAFQLWNGQVNQRTAGAYDALQAIIAGLKQDSTREGLQRVLSNPNFSTSGATGMIKFSASGERQGEALLVKVERCESCYSGTGYDFALLNKK, encoded by the coding sequence ATGACAAATAAAAAAGAAAATTTGAGGCTGCTTATTTCTCTCGGTCTAGCTGGGGTAATGGTAGCAGCTATTTTATGGTTAATTAGCAAACTTTCTTCCACTATCATCACAACATCATCAAACCCCGCGCAAACTTCATCTTCGGTTGGAAATAAGCCTTCAGTCATGAATTTGGGTACAAGGATTTTGTTGAAAGTGCAAACATATCCTGAGAAAACAGATGGAGTTAAAGCTTTTGCTGAAAAAGATTTTACCACTGCTGTGATAAAGTTTACTGCTTCACTAAAAAATAATCCTAATGACCCGGAAACTTTAATTTATTTAAACAATGCCAAAATTGCACGAGATAATTTAGACAATCTGAAAGTTGCTGTGATAGCATCAATTAACTTCGATCCTAGTTTATCAGAAGAAATTTTGCGTGGTGTAGCTCAAGCTCAAAATGAAGTTAATAACCAGGGAGGAATTGCTGGTAAAAAGCTGCAAATTGTGATTGCAAGTGCTGAGAATAGAGAAGATTTTGCCCGAGTAGATAATGAATTAGTTCAAGACAAGAGCATTGTGGCAGTAGTAGGAGTTAGACGTAATGCCGCAGTTTATAATCAGAATCGCTTGGTGTTAGTGTTTCCTATCGAGCGACCAAATCAAGCCGAAAATCAAGAAAAATTAGATAACAATTCCATAAATAGTCAGCCTAATAGTTCTCCAACTAACTACTCATTTCATGTAAATCCGCTATATGATAATTTAATAGATACTCATTCTCGCTACATTGCTCGACAAGCAAGAAATGTTGCTATTTGTGGCGATGTTCGTAGCTCAAGAGATAATTCAACTACTTCATCAAATCAGATACTTGTAGAGCAGTATACTCAAGCTATCAAAAAATATGGTAGCAATGTTATTAGTACGCCTTGCAATTTGGCAGATAAGAATTTTGATCCTAGAGCTTTTGTAGATAAAGCCATAGAAACAGAAAATGCAAGTGGATTTTTATTAATACCTTCAATCAGAAATATATATTTTGCTAGCAAAGTGGCCCAAGAAGTTAAAGGTAGAAAACCACTGTTTGCCTCTGAGACTATGTACAGTGCAACAACTTTACAAAATGGCAAGGATCTTGAAGGAATGGTATTACCTGTCTATTGGCATCGTGATGCTAATAAAAATAATCCCTTTGCGAAAAATGCCTTTCAGCTTTGGAACGGACAAGTAAATCAGAGAACGGCAGGAGCTTATGATGCACTCCAAGCAATTATTGCTGGCTTAAAACAAGACAGTACCCGCGAAGGATTACAAAGGGTATTATCTAATCCCAATTTTTCAACATCTGGAGCAACCGGAATGATTAAGTTTTCAGCTTCCGGGGAGCGTCAAGGAGAAGCTCTACTTGTGAAAGTTGAGCGTTGTGAGTCTTGTTATAGTGGGACTGGTTACGATTTTGCCCTCTTGAATAAGAAGTAG
- a CDS encoding serine/threonine-protein kinase, with translation MVCCLNPNCENPQNPDEAKFCLRCGTELVSLLRNRYRIITPLGRGGFARTYIAEDIDKLNERCVVKQLVLSQFYGSQGSQAHKKATELFEKEAKRLKELGEHLQVPNLYAYFKEAEYLYLVQQFIEGQNLLQELKQQGVFDEAKLRDFLNDLLSVLVDIHQQQVIHRDIKPENIIRRQNDRKLVLIDFGVAKQNTEATNTALGTIIGSLGYAPIEQMQAGKVFPSSDIYSLGVTCFHLLTNISPSSLWVKQGYGWTSNWRQHLTQPISQELGIILDKSLQENHEQRYQSAQAVLEDIKKLPPLKYTLASTVIPPTLPSGLQPQNQHKSTRYLPQFSNIKLLFGAIIAGSGSSFLAIALISFLGTTWISSGLWLLILGGLVFIQSRPIVEKTYLIVISIIANLLVVFIFRNLLINNLFKTGVNGLLLVGLLVILTGLLTAIIIGVSEIINRVISKYF, from the coding sequence ATGGTCTGCTGCCTAAATCCTAATTGTGAGAATCCCCAAAATCCTGACGAGGCAAAATTTTGCCTTCGTTGCGGTACAGAGTTGGTATCGCTACTAAGAAATCGTTACCGAATTATCACGCCATTGGGGAGAGGAGGGTTTGCACGCACATATATCGCAGAAGATATAGATAAGCTCAATGAAAGATGTGTTGTTAAGCAACTTGTTCTCAGTCAATTTTATGGCAGCCAGGGTAGTCAGGCACATAAAAAAGCGACTGAGTTGTTTGAAAAAGAGGCTAAACGTCTCAAAGAACTAGGAGAACATCTCCAAGTTCCCAATTTGTACGCATATTTTAAGGAAGCTGAATATCTGTATTTAGTGCAGCAGTTTATCGAAGGACAAAATCTGTTGCAAGAGTTAAAACAGCAGGGAGTTTTTGATGAAGCCAAACTTCGAGATTTTTTAAATGATTTATTATCTGTGCTGGTAGACATACATCAACAGCAGGTAATTCACCGAGATATTAAACCAGAAAATATTATTCGTCGTCAAAATGATCGAAAGCTAGTATTAATTGATTTTGGGGTGGCAAAGCAAAATACGGAAGCTACAAATACTGCGTTGGGGACAATTATTGGTTCATTAGGTTATGCACCAATTGAGCAAATGCAGGCGGGTAAGGTTTTTCCATCCAGTGATATCTATAGTTTAGGAGTAACTTGCTTTCATCTGCTGACTAATATTTCTCCTTCGAGTTTGTGGGTGAAACAAGGGTATGGTTGGACTTCTAATTGGCGACAGCATTTAACGCAACCCATAAGTCAGGAATTAGGGATAATTCTTGATAAGTCACTACAAGAAAATCATGAGCAGCGTTATCAATCTGCACAGGCTGTCTTAGAAGACATAAAGAAGCTGCCGCCGCTAAAGTATACATTAGCTTCTACAGTTATCCCACCTACTCTGCCATCAGGTTTGCAACCACAAAATCAACATAAATCAACTCGATATCTACCGCAATTTTCTAATATAAAATTATTGTTTGGAGCAATAATTGCTGGGTCGGGTAGTTCATTTTTAGCGATCGCACTTATCAGTTTTCTTGGAACTACTTGGATTAGCTCTGGATTGTGGTTACTAATTTTAGGAGGGTTAGTCTTTATTCAATCTCGCCCAATTGTAGAAAAAACTTATTTAATTGTTATTTCTATAATAGCAAATTTACTCGTTGTCTTTATTTTCAGAAATCTCCTAATCAATAATCTTTTCAAAACTGGTGTCAATGGACTGCTACTTGTAGGATTGTTAGTTATTCTGACAGGTTTATTGACAGCTATTATTATAGGTGTGTCTGAAATAATCAATAGAGTTATTTCTAAATATTTTTAA